The proteins below are encoded in one region of Chloroflexota bacterium:
- a CDS encoding 3-isopropylmalate dehydratase small subunit, whose product MATGRAFKFGDGVSTDHIIPGRFAHLRSNLPELAKHVMEDADPTFAARVRPGDFIVAGNNFGLGSSREHAPLVIKMAGVRAVLAKSVARIFFRNAINLGLPVLICDTSGIRDGDELDVDLKAGIIRDVSQSNEITFKGLPEVMLGILNEGGLLPYIQKYGKFRL is encoded by the coding sequence GTGGCTACTGGTAGAGCCTTTAAGTTTGGCGACGGCGTTTCCACAGATCACATAATTCCGGGCAGGTTTGCTCATCTGAGAAGCAATCTCCCCGAACTGGCTAAGCATGTCATGGAAGATGCCGACCCAACCTTTGCTGCCAGAGTGAGGCCGGGTGACTTCATAGTGGCCGGCAACAATTTCGGGCTGGGATCGAGCCGGGAACACGCACCGCTGGTTATCAAGATGGCCGGCGTCAGGGCGGTGCTGGCCAAATCGGTAGCCCGCATCTTCTTCAGGAATGCCATCAATCTTGGACTCCCTGTCCTGATATGTGACACCAGCGGGATAAGGGATGGAGACGAACTGGATGTGGATCTGAAAGCTGGCATCATCAGAGACGTCAGCCAAAGTAATGAGATCACCTTCAAAGGACTCCCCGAGGTGATGCTCGGCATCTTGAATGAGGGAGGACTGCTTCCCTATATTCAGAAGTATGGGAAATTCAGGTTATAA
- a CDS encoding isocitrate/isopropylmalate dehydrogenase family protein translates to MTYRITLIPGDGIGPEVTEATTRALEATGVSVEWDVVQIGQVAEQELKTPLPDAVLESIRKNKVALKGPVTTQVGFGFRSVNVALRKALDLYACVRPCKTYPGAPSPYENVDVVIIRENIEDLYSGIEFEKGTLEAANQIEFILETKGESVRQDSGLSMKIISEMRSRRIVKFAFEYARANHLTKVTAVHKANILKFSDGLFLSVAREMAKEYPDIEFDDKLADNMNMQLVRRPQQFNVIVAPNLYGDLLSDLCAGLIGGLGLAPGANFGDDIAVFEAVHGSAPKYAGQNKSNPMAMMLSGAMMLRHLGEQARAQMLEQAIAEVIAEGKNVTYDLKPEEPQTAVGTSQVADAVIEKLRRFRRA, encoded by the coding sequence ATGACTTATAGGATAACACTGATCCCAGGCGATGGCATCGGGCCGGAAGTTACCGAAGCTACCACCAGAGCGCTGGAGGCTACCGGAGTCAGTGTAGAGTGGGATGTGGTTCAAATCGGCCAGGTGGCGGAACAAGAACTGAAAACGCCGCTTCCTGATGCTGTGCTCGAATCTATCAGGAAGAACAAGGTTGCCCTGAAAGGGCCGGTGACCACGCAAGTGGGCTTCGGCTTCAGGAGCGTCAATGTAGCTCTGCGGAAGGCGTTAGATCTCTATGCCTGTGTGCGACCCTGCAAGACCTATCCTGGGGCACCTTCACCCTACGAGAATGTTGATGTTGTTATCATCAGGGAGAACATCGAAGACCTTTACAGCGGCATCGAGTTCGAGAAAGGGACGCTGGAAGCAGCAAATCAAATAGAGTTCATATTGGAAACCAAGGGTGAATCGGTCAGGCAAGACTCAGGGCTTAGCATGAAGATAATCTCTGAAATGCGCAGCCGGAGAATCGTCAAGTTCGCCTTTGAATATGCTCGTGCTAATCACTTAACAAAGGTGACAGCGGTGCACAAAGCCAACATTTTGAAATTCTCTGATGGGCTGTTCCTCTCTGTTGCTCGAGAGATGGCCAAAGAATACCCTGACATCGAGTTCGATGATAAGCTGGCGGATAACATGAATATGCAGTTGGTGCGGAGGCCCCAGCAATTCAATGTAATAGTAGCACCGAACCTTTACGGCGATCTGCTTTCCGATCTTTGTGCCGGCCTGATTGGAGGACTGGGGTTAGCTCCTGGGGCAAATTTTGGGGATGATATCGCTGTGTTTGAGGCTGTACATGGCAGTGCCCCCAAATACGCTGGGCAGAATAAATCCAATCCCATGGCCATGATGCTCTCAGGGGCAATGATGTTGCGCCATCTTGGTGAGCAGGCAAGAGCCCAGATGTTGGAGCAAGCAATAGCCGAAGTCATTGCGGAGGGCAAGAACGTTACCTATGACCTCAAACCAGAGGAACCCCAAACGGCAGTGGGCACTTCGCAGGTGGCTGATGCGGTAATTGAGAAACTCCGGCGCTTCAGGCGAGCCTAG